The following are from one region of the Thermodesulfobacteriota bacterium genome:
- a CDS encoding tetratricopeptide repeat protein — MHLKLGMLFIEEDMFAESLHHYTEALRVRPEYLPARMALGALYGRTGRYDRAVEEFPACRLRLAPANPSAHYNLGLAHEMRGSIDEAARHYGKALELDPDHPKAKKRLERIESGGG; from the coding sequence ATGCACCTGAAACTCGGGATGCTCTTCATAGAAGAAGATATGTTTGCGGAGTCGCTCCACCACTACACCGAGGCGCTCCGCGTAAGGCCCGAGTACCTCCCGGCACGCATGGCCCTGGGGGCACTCTACGGCCGTACGGGCCGCTACGACAGGGCCGTGGAGGAGTTTCCGGCGTGTCGTCTCCGGCTCGCCCCGGCCAACCCCTCTGCCCACTACAACCTCGGTCTCGCGCACGAGATGAGGGGTTCTATCGACGAGGCCGCCCGCCACTACGGAAAGGCACTGGAACTGGACCCCGACCACCCGAAAGCGAAAAAGCGGCTGGAGAGGATCGAGAGCGGCGGCGGGTAG